In Pocillopora verrucosa isolate sample1 chromosome 13, ASM3666991v2, whole genome shotgun sequence, one genomic interval encodes:
- the LOC131770778 gene encoding regucalcin-like, producing the protein MADISVVSGDICTKLGEGPTWDAATQKLFFVDALAYSVHVLDVETGKAKNYQLDGIVGCVVPRKRGGSVILACERTVRFLDLETGQQEIVATVDEDKPENHFNDGKCDPAGRFWVGTKGRETGAGILPPEQGSLFSLNGDRKLTKWIDKITISNGMTWSLDKKTFYYIDTVTSKIDAFDYDHETGAISNRRTAVQIDPALGYPDGMTIDSEGMLWVAMYDGWKVVSFNPVSGAMLRKVDMPVAKVTSCCWGGPNLDELFVTCESLRLSPEERKSQPLAGSVFRIKNLGAGGLPAKAFDG; encoded by the exons ATGGCGGATATTTCGGTCGTATCCGGGGACATCTGTACCAAGCTCGGAGAAGGACCAACTTGGGATGCAGCTacgcaaaaattattttttgtggaCGCCTTAGCCTACAGTGTGCATGTGTTAGATGTTGAAACGGGAAAG GCTAAAAATTATCAGCTGGATGGAATAGTTGGATGTG ttgttCCCAGAAAGAGAGGTGGTTCTGTTATTCTGGCATGTGAGAGGACTGTAAGGTTTTTAGATCTTGAG ACTGGGCAGCAGGAAATAGTTGCTACAGTTGACG AAGATAAACCAGAAAATCATTTTAATGATGGAAAGTGTGATCCA gcAGGAAGATTTTGGGTTGGCACAAAAGGCCGGGAAACAGGTGCAGGAATTCTCCCTCCTGAGCAAGGGTCTCTG TTTTCACTCAATGGTGACAGAAAGCTTACAAAGTGGATAGATAAG atAACAATATCTAATGGCATGACATGGAGCCTGGATAAGAAGACATTTTATTACATAGACACAGTGACTAG TAAAATTGATGCTTTTGATTATGATCATGAAACTGGGGCCATATCAAATCGCAGAACTGCAGTGCAGATTGATCCAGCGCTTGGG tatccAGATGGTATGACAATTGATTCAGAAGGAATGCTTTGGGTAGCCATGTATGATGGATGGAAA GTAGTGAGTTTCAACCCAGTCTCTGGTGCAATGCTTAGAAAAGTAGATATGCCTGTTGCCAAGGTGACATCTTGTTGTTGGGGTGGACCAAATCTAGATGAACTATTTGTTACATGTGAAAG cTTGAGGTTATCTCCAGAGGAAAGGAAATCTCAACCTCTGGCTGGTTCTGTATTCCGAATTAAGAATCTTGGGGCAGGTGGATTACCAGCTAAAGCATTTGATGGTTGA
- the LOC131770777 gene encoding uncharacterized protein isoform X1 translates to MSYERISDSKRRGSSSSSEFAEDDKEVPLPCKIPLLKMAESNANFDGPSLATTGSIDMDFLATIAPPVVTQPQAFTDAMLDPVSRGLMTSLTTKHMSGATLQRTLRHSADQLQRTVQGQFVSLKGNMSYRDLLAGLIYEGESFQALNQFTFMNYTHVQFSDENFKHVSQRSGGICLLTNKRILFLSSQLAVGTSLIEWGNAKKLPGGYSIQTSCNDTTYYLPIPLRCLRSVEMRGETGVRGEITVHGNPPCCFGWCGLCGLTCCQDSNLMKQWDTKPVTRSQVQEMRVTLGVLMPPWERKMFLDVHIDPNVPLPVTRDFVALLQKNSPSLS, encoded by the exons ATGAGCTACGAACGAATCTCAGACAGTAAGAGACGTGGAAGTTCGAGTAGCAGTGAATTTGCAGAAGACGATAAAGAAGTTCCTTTGCCGTGCAAAATACCTCTGCTGAAAATGGCTGAGAGCAATGCAAACTTCGACGGTCCTTCCCTTGCCACTACTGGATCCA TTGACATGGATTTCTTAGCTACCATTGCCCCTCCTGTGGTCACTCAGCCACAGGCCTTCACAGATGCAATGTTGGATCCAGTTTCCAGAGGCCTTATGACATCATTAACCACCAAACACATGAGTGGAGCAACTCTTCAAAGGACATTGCGGCATAGTGCGGATCAGCTTCAACGCACTGTTCAGGGCCAATTTGTGTCTCTTAAG GGAAATATGAGTTATAGAGATCTCTTGGCAGGACTGATCTATGAAGGGGAAAGTTTTCAAGCTCTGAATCAGTTCACTTTCATGAACTACACGCATGTGCAGTTCTCTGATGAAAATTTCAAGCATGTTAGCCAGAGAAGTGGTGGCATTTGCCTtttaacaaacaagagaatTCTCTTTTTGTCTTCACAACTTGCTGTGG GCACATCCCTGATAGAGTGGGGTAATGCAAAGAAGCTGCCAGGAGGATACAGCATTCAGACGTCATGCAACGATACCACTTATTACCTCCCAATCCCACTGCGTTGTCTACGAAGTGTAGAGATGCGTGGGGAGACAGGTGTGCGTGGAGAGATAACAGTCCATGGAAATCCCCCTTGTTGCTTTGGGTGGTGTGGACTTTGTGGG ttgaCCTGTTGCCAGGATTCAAACTTAATGAAGCAGTGGGACACAAAACCTGTGACTCGCTCACAGGTGCAAGAGATGCGAGTCACCCTTGGTGTCCTGATGCCACCATGGGAACGCAAGATGTTTCTCGACGTTCACATTGACCCTAATGTGCCCTTGCCAGTAACTAGAGATTTTGTGGCCTTGCTGCAAAAAAATTCCCCATCACTCAGCTGA
- the LOC131770777 gene encoding uncharacterized protein isoform X2 — translation MMNFKKLRNSLAEELAESTALYEEMSIPPQPNAPPIDMDFLATIAPPVVTQPQAFTDAMLDPVSRGLMTSLTTKHMSGATLQRTLRHSADQLQRTVQGQFVSLKGNMSYRDLLAGLIYEGESFQALNQFTFMNYTHVQFSDENFKHVSQRSGGICLLTNKRILFLSSQLAVGTSLIEWGNAKKLPGGYSIQTSCNDTTYYLPIPLRCLRSVEMRGETGVRGEITVHGNPPCCFGWCGLCGLTCCQDSNLMKQWDTKPVTRSQVQEMRVTLGVLMPPWERKMFLDVHIDPNVPLPVTRDFVALLQKNSPSLS, via the exons ATGATGAACTTCAAAAAGCTGAGAAATTCTTTGGCTGAGGAACTCGCAGAATCTACAGCTCTGTACGAGGAAATGTCAATTCCTCCACAACCAAATGCACCGCCAA TTGACATGGATTTCTTAGCTACCATTGCCCCTCCTGTGGTCACTCAGCCACAGGCCTTCACAGATGCAATGTTGGATCCAGTTTCCAGAGGCCTTATGACATCATTAACCACCAAACACATGAGTGGAGCAACTCTTCAAAGGACATTGCGGCATAGTGCGGATCAGCTTCAACGCACTGTTCAGGGCCAATTTGTGTCTCTTAAG GGAAATATGAGTTATAGAGATCTCTTGGCAGGACTGATCTATGAAGGGGAAAGTTTTCAAGCTCTGAATCAGTTCACTTTCATGAACTACACGCATGTGCAGTTCTCTGATGAAAATTTCAAGCATGTTAGCCAGAGAAGTGGTGGCATTTGCCTtttaacaaacaagagaatTCTCTTTTTGTCTTCACAACTTGCTGTGG GCACATCCCTGATAGAGTGGGGTAATGCAAAGAAGCTGCCAGGAGGATACAGCATTCAGACGTCATGCAACGATACCACTTATTACCTCCCAATCCCACTGCGTTGTCTACGAAGTGTAGAGATGCGTGGGGAGACAGGTGTGCGTGGAGAGATAACAGTCCATGGAAATCCCCCTTGTTGCTTTGGGTGGTGTGGACTTTGTGGG ttgaCCTGTTGCCAGGATTCAAACTTAATGAAGCAGTGGGACACAAAACCTGTGACTCGCTCACAGGTGCAAGAGATGCGAGTCACCCTTGGTGTCCTGATGCCACCATGGGAACGCAAGATGTTTCTCGACGTTCACATTGACCCTAATGTGCCCTTGCCAGTAACTAGAGATTTTGTGGCCTTGCTGCAAAAAAATTCCCCATCACTCAGCTGA
- the LOC131770777 gene encoding uncharacterized protein isoform X3 produces MSFKRLKNTVKEELVGSKVVSEDIPIQLEAMASPVDMDFLATIAPPVVTQPQAFTDAMLDPVSRGLMTSLTTKHMSGATLQRTLRHSADQLQRTVQGQFVSLKGNMSYRDLLAGLIYEGESFQALNQFTFMNYTHVQFSDENFKHVSQRSGGICLLTNKRILFLSSQLAVGTSLIEWGNAKKLPGGYSIQTSCNDTTYYLPIPLRCLRSVEMRGETGVRGEITVHGNPPCCFGWCGLCGLTCCQDSNLMKQWDTKPVTRSQVQEMRVTLGVLMPPWERKMFLDVHIDPNVPLPVTRDFVALLQKNSPSLS; encoded by the exons ATGAGCTTCAAACGGCTTAAAAACACCGTTAAAGAGGAACTTGTTGGTTCTAAAGTGGTTTCTGAGGACATTCCCATTCAACTTGAAGCTATGGCCTCTCCTG TTGACATGGATTTCTTAGCTACCATTGCCCCTCCTGTGGTCACTCAGCCACAGGCCTTCACAGATGCAATGTTGGATCCAGTTTCCAGAGGCCTTATGACATCATTAACCACCAAACACATGAGTGGAGCAACTCTTCAAAGGACATTGCGGCATAGTGCGGATCAGCTTCAACGCACTGTTCAGGGCCAATTTGTGTCTCTTAAG GGAAATATGAGTTATAGAGATCTCTTGGCAGGACTGATCTATGAAGGGGAAAGTTTTCAAGCTCTGAATCAGTTCACTTTCATGAACTACACGCATGTGCAGTTCTCTGATGAAAATTTCAAGCATGTTAGCCAGAGAAGTGGTGGCATTTGCCTtttaacaaacaagagaatTCTCTTTTTGTCTTCACAACTTGCTGTGG GCACATCCCTGATAGAGTGGGGTAATGCAAAGAAGCTGCCAGGAGGATACAGCATTCAGACGTCATGCAACGATACCACTTATTACCTCCCAATCCCACTGCGTTGTCTACGAAGTGTAGAGATGCGTGGGGAGACAGGTGTGCGTGGAGAGATAACAGTCCATGGAAATCCCCCTTGTTGCTTTGGGTGGTGTGGACTTTGTGGG ttgaCCTGTTGCCAGGATTCAAACTTAATGAAGCAGTGGGACACAAAACCTGTGACTCGCTCACAGGTGCAAGAGATGCGAGTCACCCTTGGTGTCCTGATGCCACCATGGGAACGCAAGATGTTTCTCGACGTTCACATTGACCCTAATGTGCCCTTGCCAGTAACTAGAGATTTTGTGGCCTTGCTGCAAAAAAATTCCCCATCACTCAGCTGA